AAGGAGAACAATTATCAGGGATTCGGTACGGATCAGAATCAGTCCGAGCCGAATTTCGTCCTGATCAAACCGGCCTTGTACCCTTTTCGCCTGCAAGAAGGGCATCCGGTGTACAAGGAGAAGGATTTCCTTCCTTCTGCCAAGGTGATCGGACTGAGACATGGTCGGAAAAGACCCTATCGACCGAGGAGCATTATCAATATCGGGGCAATGAGTTACGGTTCCTTGTCCAAAACGGCCATCACCGCTTTGAATCAAGGCTCTTCCCTAGCAGGAAATTATCACAATACCGGAGAAGGGGGGCTCAGCCCATACCATGCCCTCGGAGCAGATGTATGTTTTCAGTTCGGTACAGGATATTTCGGTGTGCGGGATGAGCAGGGAAACTTCTCTATGGACAAGATGAAGGATCTGGTGACGCGATATCCTCAGATACGAATGATCGAGCTCAAG
The window above is part of the Flavobacteriales bacterium genome. Proteins encoded here:
- a CDS encoding FMN-binding glutamate synthase family protein, with protein sequence MVWVIGVLGIPWWVWIIVILLIVAIRDIFFNRHHTISHNFPVVGHFRYMLENIGPELRQYIVANNREELPFNRSQRAWIYSSAKKENNYQGFGTDQNQSEPNFVLIKPALYPFRLQEGHPVYKEKDFLPSAKVIGLRHGRKRPYRPRSIINIGAMSYGSLSKTAITALNQGSSLAGNYHNTGEGGLSPYHALGADVCFQFGTGYFGVRDEQGNFSMDKMKDLVTRYPQIRMIELK